Proteins encoded together in one Apis cerana isolate GH-2021 linkage group LG4, AcerK_1.0, whole genome shotgun sequence window:
- the LOC108003414 gene encoding anaphase-promoting complex subunit 2, with amino-acid sequence MDKSESNKNDFFLRIQYAFPILYEKIQNECSDKEFIDVVKEIKTLDLTQFVEDIVIYHIELYIRQNVAPAFWKKFTNNINEQQGFEHFKSAIDGLYTSLTEFLPLLKRLEYLIQNETTQSITNGNVLSRFKLIVRSTLLSQLPLHYEHIVEQFYKIAFNIFCSADGSAQVTIGSDPGKCMGCYQEVEKCQCQMIVYMFHETNGKLIELELLERLVGNVLTSLIHIRIKNHVSQSCDKTFDVSQLTSLENWLETVVMSWLIRIYSGGFSKITFLSDQTRNAIDKFKQKLSHFLYETYTRFRIEQLFDIIIEYPDSQPAIDDLRVCLERTDLRKVLIESLQEALKTRLLHPGVNTPDIITAYIAAIRALRQLDPTGVLLETITEPIKVYLRTREDTVRCVVSDLLDDSPSDLADELVKGESLQLDDGSGDEENEDWDKWMPDPVDADPAKSAQRRMSDIISMLVNVYGSQDLFVNEYRTLLADRLLSQLNYHTEREIRHLELLKRRFGENQLHYCEVMLKDVYDSKRIDGHIQSNTSYTLEKDHFPTSALILSAQFWPPFKENWKLELPKIVQNQLNKYVKAFETLKGNRTLCWKPHLGNVTLEIELKDRKLDINVTPIHATIILHFQDKKEWALEELAEIMHAPATVLRRKITFWVSQGLLKEISNDIFILQEESSTKNRSVTDIVEEEEIESAMASASDQREEELQVFWSYIVGMLTNLDSMPLERIHQMLKMFASQGPGAMECGLPELRQFLDRKVREHQLLFSGGLYRLPKS; translated from the exons attCAAAATGAATGCTcagataaagaatttattgatgtggttaaagaaataaagacaTTGGATTTAACACAATTTGTTGAAGATAtagttatttatcatatagaattatatattcgacAAAATGTAGCACCTGCATTTTGGAAGaagtttacaaataatataaatgaacaacaaggttttgaacattttaaaaGTGCAATAGATGGATTATATACAAgtttaacagaatttttacCATTATTGAAAAGGTTAGaatatttgatacaaaatGAAACAACTCAATCTATAACAAATGGAAATGTATTAAgtcgatttaaattaattgtgcgATCTACATTATTAAGTCAATTGCCACTTCACTATGAGCATATAgttgaacaattttataaaattgcattCAATATATTCTGTAGTGCAGATGGTTCTGCGCAAG tgACTATTGGAAGTGATCCTGGAAAATGTATGGGTTGTTATCAAGAAGTAGAAAAATGTCAATGCCAGATGATAGTATATATGTTTCATGAAACAAATgggaaattaattgaattagaattattagaaagatTAGTTGGTAATGTTCTTACATCATTGatacatatacgtattaaAAATCATGTGAGTCAATCATGTGATAAAACATTTGATGTATCACAATTAACATCATTAGAAAAT tggCTTGAAACAGTTGTTATGAGTTggttaataagaatatattctgGTGGTTTCTCAAAGATTACATTCTTAAGTGATCAAACTCGTAATgcaatagataaatttaaacagaaattatCTCATTTCTTATACGAAACATATACAAGATTTAGAATTGAACAActctttgatattataatag aatATCCTGATTCTCAACCTGCAATAGATGATTTACGTGTTTGTTTAGAAAGAACTGATTTACGAAAAGTATTAATAGAAAGTTTGCAAGAAGCTTTAAAAACAAGATTATTACATCCAGGTGTAAATACACCAGATATAATAACTGCATATATTGCAGCTATAAGAGCACTGAGACAGTTGGACCCCACAGGTGTTCTTCTTGAAACAATAACAGAAcctattaa agttTATTTAAGAACCAGAGAAGATACTGTACGTTGTGTAGTAAGTGATTTGCTTGATGATTCACCAAGTGATCTAGCAGATGAATTAGTCAAAGGTGAATCTTTACAGTTAGATGATGGTTCTGGTgatgaagaaaatgaagattgGGATAAATGGATGCCAGATCCTGTTGATGCTGATCCTG caAAATCAGCACAACGCAGAATGTCAGATATAATATCAATGTTAGTAAATGTATATGGTAGTCaagatttatttgtaaatgaatATCGTACATTGTTAGCAGATAGATTATTatctcaattaaattatcatactGAACGAGAAATTCGTCATTTAGAATTGTTAAAAAGACGTTTTGGAGAAAATCAACTTCATTATTGTGAAGTTATGTTAAAAGATGTATATGATTCTAAAAGAATAGATGGACATATACAATCTAATACTAGTTACACTTTAGAGAAAGATCATTTTCCTACATCtgcattaatattatcagCCCAGTTTTGGCCaccatttaaagaaaattggaaattggagTTACctaaaattgtacaaaatcaattaaataaatatgtaaaagcaTTTGAAACTTTAAAAGGAAATAGAACACTCTGTTGGAAACCTCATCTTGGAAATGTTAcattagaaatagaattaaaagatagaaaattagatataaatgtaACACCAATACATGCCACAATTATCTTacattttcaagataaaa AAGAATGGGCTCTAGAAGAACTTGCAGAAATAATGCATGCCCCTGCAACTGTATTAAGAAGGAAAATAACTTTTTGGGTTTCCCAAGgtcttttaaaagaaatttccaatgatatttttatattgcaagAAGAAAGTTCAACCAAAAATAGATCTGTAACAGACAttgttgaagaagaagaaatagaaagtGCAATGGCATCTGCAAGTGatcaaagagaagaagaacttCAAGTGTTCTGGTCTTATATTGTCGGCATGTTAACTAATTTAGATTCTATGCCTCTAGAAAGAATTCatcaaatgttaaaaatgtttgCATCTCAAGGTCCAGGAGCAATGGAATGTGGCTTACCTGAATTGAGGCAATTTCTTGATAGAAAAGTTAGAGAACATCAGTTATTGTTTTCAGGTGGTTTATATCGTTTaccaaaatcataa